The following coding sequences are from one Acidobacteriota bacterium window:
- a CDS encoding ATP-binding protein: MTAPFLNREDEQRRLRRAMNAPGGALAVIYGRRRCGKSTLLQHVISIRDVYYLADQKEPALQILDLAAEVDKAVPLFSSAGYATWDALLLNLNDRLDRRISLCLDEFPYLVQLSPALPSILQKYIDRPGPKNLNLVLCGSSQRMMHGLVLDRTAPLYGRALEILKIEPLKAGWIRDALGLDGEKAVEAYSVWGGVPRYWELASSFDGLAEAIRELVLHRNGVLHEEPMGLLLDEMRSAVQPYSLLSVIGQGCHRLSEIAGRLGKPASSLMRPLVQLVDLGYVRRETPFGENDKSTRRTLYKIADPFLLFHFRFLQPNKSQLEVGGVAAVAAKVNKQLSLHVSAVWEELARASVPFSGIGGYEWGPARRWWGTGNDGGPMEVDVVAESLDGRAVLVGEAKWNKAAVDLGAETDRLLSMARNSAWARGREVVPVLWVKRGRRNPAVHIQTPDDVLDCLK, encoded by the coding sequence GTGACAGCACCATTTCTCAATCGCGAGGATGAACAAAGGCGGCTGCGACGGGCCATGAACGCCCCCGGGGGCGCCTTGGCTGTCATCTACGGCCGCCGGCGCTGCGGCAAGTCCACGCTCCTGCAGCACGTGATCTCAATCCGGGACGTCTACTATCTGGCCGACCAGAAAGAGCCGGCGCTGCAGATCCTGGACCTGGCCGCGGAAGTCGACAAAGCCGTGCCGCTTTTTTCCTCCGCCGGCTATGCCACCTGGGATGCGTTGCTGCTGAACCTTAACGATCGGCTCGACCGGCGGATCTCGCTGTGCCTCGACGAATTTCCGTATCTGGTCCAATTGTCTCCGGCGTTGCCCAGTATTCTGCAGAAGTATATTGATCGCCCTGGGCCCAAGAATCTGAACCTGGTCTTATGCGGTTCATCGCAGCGGATGATGCACGGGCTGGTCCTGGACAGAACCGCGCCCTTGTACGGACGAGCGCTCGAGATTCTGAAAATTGAACCCCTGAAAGCGGGATGGATTCGCGACGCCTTGGGACTCGATGGCGAGAAGGCGGTGGAGGCCTATTCTGTCTGGGGGGGCGTGCCGCGCTACTGGGAACTGGCTTCGTCATTCGATGGGTTGGCGGAGGCGATTCGCGAACTGGTGTTGCACCGGAACGGTGTGCTGCACGAGGAACCGATGGGACTGCTCCTGGACGAGATGCGGAGCGCGGTTCAGCCCTACTCCCTGCTGTCGGTCATCGGGCAAGGTTGTCACCGGCTGTCGGAGATCGCCGGACGCCTTGGCAAGCCCGCAAGCAGCCTGATGCGGCCCCTGGTCCAGTTGGTGGATCTTGGCTATGTGCGACGGGAAACGCCATTCGGCGAGAACGACAAGTCGACCCGGAGGACGCTCTACAAGATCGCGGATCCGTTTCTGTTATTCCATTTTAGATTCCTGCAGCCGAACAAGTCGCAACTGGAAGTTGGCGGAGTGGCGGCAGTGGCGGCCAAAGTCAACAAGCAGTTGTCGCTGCACGTGTCGGCGGTCTGGGAAGAACTGGCCAGGGCCAGTGTCCCGTTTTCCGGGATTGGCGGGTATGAATGGGGACCGGCCCGCCGCTGGTGGGGGACGGGGAACGATGGTGGCCCAATGGAAGTGGATGTCGTTGCCGAGTCCCTCGATGGGCGAGCGGTTCTGGTCGGCGAGGCCAAGTGGAATAAAGCCGCCGTCGATCTCGGCGCGGAGACAGACCGGCTGCTGTCGATGGCGCGCAACAGCGCCTGGGCACGCGGACGGGAGGTGGTTCCGGTCCTATGGGTCAAGCGTGGCCGGCGAAACCCGGCCGTCCACATTCAGACTCCAGACGACGTGCTGGATTGTCTCAAGTGA
- a CDS encoding HipA domain-containing protein, which produces MSICLICLRPHEGMGQYHTRCLRSLFGSTDVPAPVDIDLARLHTVGLAMVGRTTLSGVQRKISVNLSADRQTLQVALGPGRFILKPQASTFPELPENELVTLRVAEMAGINIPPCGLLALADGSMAYVARRFDRLESGQKLRQEDFCQLAEYPPKRKYDGSAELCARLVRRYATEPAIESLKLFRQLVFCWWTGNGDAHLKNFSLLIGVDGIVQLSPAYDLLCTRLVLPDDHLALPVGGKQDGLRREHWEEFGKYCGLPARSIARELARIAAVLDGAIDLVSRSPLGVSFRTRYVDLLRDRAAILAT; this is translated from the coding sequence ATGAGCATCTGCCTGATCTGCCTGCGCCCGCACGAGGGGATGGGTCAATATCACACTCGATGTCTTCGATCGCTCTTCGGCTCGACCGACGTGCCGGCACCCGTAGACATCGACCTTGCCCGTCTTCACACGGTTGGCCTCGCAATGGTCGGCCGCACGACCTTGTCTGGCGTCCAACGGAAGATTTCGGTCAACCTGTCCGCCGACAGGCAGACGCTTCAGGTCGCCCTCGGTCCAGGCCGTTTCATCCTCAAACCGCAAGCCTCCACGTTTCCCGAGCTACCGGAGAACGAACTGGTGACGCTGCGCGTCGCGGAGATGGCAGGCATCAACATCCCTCCGTGTGGCTTGCTCGCGCTGGCCGACGGATCGATGGCGTACGTGGCCCGCCGCTTCGATCGGCTGGAGTCCGGCCAGAAGTTGCGTCAGGAGGACTTCTGCCAGTTGGCGGAATATCCGCCGAAACGGAAGTACGACGGGTCCGCGGAACTGTGCGCGCGACTGGTCAGGCGATACGCCACCGAGCCGGCGATCGAGAGTCTCAAGCTTTTCCGTCAACTGGTCTTCTGCTGGTGGACGGGCAACGGCGATGCGCACCTGAAGAACTTCTCGCTGTTGATCGGGGTCGACGGCATCGTCCAACTCTCGCCCGCCTACGATCTACTGTGCACCCGACTTGTCCTGCCCGATGATCATCTTGCCTTGCCGGTTGGCGGCAAGCAGGATGGGTTGCGGCGCGAGCATTGGGAGGAGTTCGGGAAGTACTGCGGGCTGCCGGCTCGATCGATCGCCCGGGAACTGGCGCGCATCGCGGCCGTGCTGGACGGCGCGATCGATCTCGTGTCGCGCTCGCCGCTCGGCGTGTCATTCCGCACGCGCTACGTCGACCTGCTGCGCGACCGCGCCGCGATCCTCGCGACCTGA
- a CDS encoding HipA N-terminal domain-containing protein — MDSPIGSTREDDSRGRRAVVCLDGQRVGELSEIDEGHTRFVYDAEWLSRPDAVPVSLTLPLRAEPYNSKALHPFFENLLPEGWLLQLSTTKLKISPDDAFGLLLATCADCVGAVEIVPTTPGVVVTLDDHAAADAIVAADAEAR, encoded by the coding sequence ATGGACAGCCCTATCGGTTCGACTCGGGAGGACGACTCGCGCGGGCGGCGGGCGGTCGTGTGCCTCGACGGGCAGCGCGTCGGCGAACTCTCCGAGATAGACGAAGGACACACGCGTTTCGTGTACGACGCCGAATGGCTGAGCCGGCCCGACGCCGTGCCGGTGTCGTTGACGCTGCCACTGCGGGCGGAGCCCTACAACTCCAAAGCGCTACACCCATTCTTCGAGAACCTCTTGCCTGAAGGTTGGCTGCTTCAGCTCTCCACGACCAAGCTCAAGATCTCGCCAGACGATGCCTTCGGCCTGCTCCTCGCGACGTGCGCCGACTGCGTGGGGGCAGTCGAGATTGTACCAACCACTCCCGGAGTGGTGGTTACATTGGACGACCACGCGGCGGCCGATGCGATTGTGGCGGCTGATGCGGAGGCCAGATGA
- a CDS encoding helix-turn-helix transcriptional regulator yields MSPHNVPERGLLVAHFVRQRRRGAKLTQHDLADLAGVGKRFVVELEAGKQTLRLDKVDQVLRAFGKHLGPVDLPKAARETSTPEQ; encoded by the coding sequence ATGTCTCCGCATAACGTTCCCGAACGGGGCCTTCTTGTGGCGCACTTCGTTCGCCAACGACGCCGAGGTGCGAAGCTGACGCAGCACGACCTCGCCGACCTCGCCGGTGTCGGCAAACGTTTCGTCGTGGAACTCGAAGCCGGTAAGCAGACCCTCAGGCTGGACAAGGTCGACCAGGTTCTGCGAGCGTTCGGCAAACATCTGGGGCCGGTGGACCTCCCGAAAGCCGCCCGTGAGACCTCCACGCCGGAGCAGTGA
- a CDS encoding ATP-binding protein encodes MILTGARQTGKTTLARTCYGGLRYLNLDSIEERESVRELRTAAWGRTVGAALLDEAQKEPSVFEKVKWAFDAGEISFTVLLGSSRLALMQRVRETLAGRAFVFELWPLCALELRHSAGEQPPQPLVHDLVTGSGLIDARLREEPPVLFGDEENRRRDSVEHLLAWGGMPALLPLSDTDRRDWLRSYQQTFLERDLADLARIDDLHPFRRLERLCMLRSGGLLSYADLGRDAGISPSTARRYLAYLEASCQVLLLPPYSRNLTSTVVKAPKLYWMDVGLLRQDTHRWGPADGGLFETMVVGELKKWSSAAGVDAEWFFYRTRSGLEVDVLLETPAGVIGIEIKHRPTAVRSDAHGLLAVAAALGSRWRGGLIVTSGGQLESLVPEQSIWTVPVHRLV; translated from the coding sequence GTGATCCTCACTGGCGCCAGGCAGACCGGAAAAACGACGCTTGCCCGGACCTGCTATGGCGGACTGCGGTACTTGAACCTCGACAGTATCGAGGAGCGAGAGTCTGTGCGGGAATTGAGGACGGCGGCCTGGGGCCGCACGGTTGGAGCGGCGTTATTAGACGAAGCTCAAAAGGAACCGTCGGTCTTCGAGAAGGTGAAATGGGCGTTCGACGCCGGGGAGATCTCGTTCACCGTCCTCCTCGGATCGTCTCGCCTGGCGTTGATGCAGCGCGTCCGCGAAACGCTCGCGGGGCGTGCGTTCGTCTTCGAGTTGTGGCCGCTCTGTGCGCTGGAGTTGCGACATTCCGCCGGCGAGCAGCCACCGCAACCGCTGGTCCACGATTTGGTCACCGGATCGGGCCTGATCGATGCGCGTCTCCGGGAGGAGCCGCCGGTACTTTTCGGCGACGAAGAGAACAGGCGGCGCGACTCGGTGGAGCACTTGCTCGCGTGGGGCGGCATGCCTGCCCTTCTGCCGCTCAGCGATACCGATCGTCGCGACTGGCTGCGTTCGTACCAGCAGACGTTTCTCGAACGCGACCTTGCCGATCTCGCGCGCATCGACGACCTCCATCCGTTCCGCAGGCTCGAGCGCCTGTGCATGCTCCGCTCGGGCGGACTGCTTTCCTACGCCGACCTGGGACGGGACGCAGGGATATCCCCATCGACCGCGCGACGGTACCTGGCGTATCTCGAGGCCTCGTGCCAGGTGCTGTTGCTGCCTCCCTACTCGCGCAACCTGACGAGCACCGTCGTGAAGGCGCCGAAACTCTATTGGATGGACGTCGGCCTTCTGCGGCAAGACACCCACCGCTGGGGCCCGGCGGACGGCGGCCTGTTCGAGACGATGGTGGTGGGAGAGCTGAAGAAGTGGTCGAGTGCGGCGGGAGTGGATGCGGAGTGGTTCTTCTATCGAACCCGGTCGGGACTGGAAGTAGACGTGCTGCTGGAAACACCGGCCGGCGTGATCGGCATTGAGATCAAGCATCGCCCCACTGCGGTCCGGTCCGACGCGCACGGATTGCTGGCCGTGGCCGCGGCGCTCGGCAGTCGCTGGCGCGGCGGCCTCATCGTCACGTCCGGCGGCCAACTCGAGTCGCTCGTGCCGGAGCAATCGATCTGGACCGTCCCGGTGCACCGACTGGTGTGA
- a CDS encoding type II toxin-antitoxin system RelE/ParE family toxin, with product MIRSFRDADAQKLFNDEFSRKYQVIERAAQRKLAVLDEAETLQDLAALPGNHLEALKGGRKGQHSIRINDQYRLCFVWSEAQATDVEIVDYH from the coding sequence ATGATTCGCTCGTTTCGAGACGCCGACGCCCAAAAGCTCTTCAACGACGAATTCTCCAGGAAGTATCAGGTCATCGAACGGGCCGCCCAGCGGAAACTCGCGGTACTCGACGAAGCGGAGACCCTGCAGGACCTTGCCGCACTCCCCGGCAACCACCTGGAAGCGCTCAAAGGCGGCCGGAAGGGGCAGCACAGCATTCGCATCAACGATCAGTATCGCCTCTGCTTTGTGTGGTCAGAGGCCCAGGCGACTGACGTCGAGATCGTGGACTATCATTAG
- a CDS encoding HigA family addiction module antitoxin: MRKLLAPIHPGEILREDVLKPLNMSVNQLAKSLAVDAARLNEIVRGRRGITADTALRLARYLGTTPEFWLKLQVHYELRVARQTKLKDIEHTVRPRSEAA, encoded by the coding sequence ATGCGCAAGCTTCTCGCCCCGATTCACCCTGGAGAGATCCTTCGGGAAGACGTGCTCAAGCCACTGAACATGAGCGTCAACCAGCTCGCCAAGTCGCTGGCGGTGGACGCCGCTCGTCTGAACGAGATCGTGCGCGGCCGGCGCGGGATCACCGCCGACACGGCTCTACGGCTTGCCCGATACCTCGGCACCACGCCAGAATTCTGGCTGAAGCTCCAGGTGCATTACGAGCTGCGCGTGGCGCGGCAAACGAAGCTCAAGGACATCGAGCACACCGTACGCCCGCGATCCGAAGCCGCGTAG